TTATGAGATGCTGGTGGGTGAGGTGAGTCTATTCCCCACTATTTTGCTTCTGCACAAGCCCAGAGCACCCTTTGGGGCACGAAGCCAGGTAGGAGGGACTTGATAGGAGCGAACTCACCTCTACCTGAAATGCCTGTCTTCACAGTGCCCATTCCCTGGGGACACAGAGGAGGAGGTATTCGACTGCATTGTCAATGAGGAAGCTCCCTATCCCCACTTCTTGTCAGTGGAGGGACTTGCACTTATTCAGAAGGTGGGCACCCAGGTTGGGGACAGGATGTTGTGAGTACCTTCATCCTTGTTGCAGAGCTCCCTGGCCCTCTGTTCCATCCTCATCTACCAGACATTTAAAGTTCTTACTCCTGTCTGGCAGCTGttgtgaggaaggagaagaggccTGGGCTGCCTGAAGTGAGCATTGTCCCCTGTGTCTTCTTAGTTACTCCAGAAGTGTCCTGAGAAGCGTCTGGGGGCAGGTCGGAAGGATGCAGAGGAAATAAAAGTCCATCCTTTCTTCAGGGTAAGGTGGTGGTGCCTCCAAGCAGGGTATGAGTGTGTAATTGTTGTGAATTGGTGCCTTGCTTTGTGACTGAATACTCCTGGGCCAGCCATGAAATCAGGTTGAGTAGGGGGTGGGCAGGTAAAAAGAGGATGTGACATCTGAAGAAGTTGGGAGAGGAAGTATCTGGGAGTAGATTGGTGTGGAGGTGTTAATAATGACTGATGCCTCTGACCcctcttctgtctttctctctctcccccttactTCAGTCCACAGATTGGGAAGCTCTGCTTTCTTGCCGGGTCCAGCCTCCCTATGTGCCGTTGCTTCGTGGGCCTGCTGACCTCTGCCACTTTGACCAGGAGTTTACAGTGCTTTCCCCAGCCCTGACACCTCCTGATCCCCGCTGTCCACTCAGCTCCCGACAGCAGGCTGCTTTCCGGGGCTTCGACTTTGTCTCAGACCGGTTCCTGGAGGTCTGAGCTGCTGCGGAGCGGGGCAGCCTTGGGTAGTACAACACATCCCTTTCTTCTTCACCCAGCTGGGTTTACAGAGAAAGCCTGGGGGCAGGGGAAGCCTGGTAGGCCTTCTATATGTACTTTATGTGCCCCTAGtatgcccttctctcctctgtgggCAGACCCCACCTTCCACTCACCTTGAAGCTTTAGGAATCATTTCTCACAACTTTTGCACTGTTTCCTCTCCTTGAAACTATTGGCCATCATCCACCCCAGGGAAAGGAATGCTCTTCCTTATTTATGAGCCTCATTCTGGTCCCGATcattcccctctgctcccctgaGGACAAGCAgggaaggatgaggaagaggcTCCCCTTGAGTTACAGGACCTTCCAGAGTTAGGTCTGGGTTGGGTAGGGATGGGACAAGAACGTGGGAGTTAGCGAGTGAGCTGGTGACGGTCAGCAGTCAGGGTTTATTGACCATTTCTGTACAAAGCACGCCCCCCTGCAGGGTCACAGTGGGAAGCAGCGGGCACTGGTAGGGTTGTTTTTTAAACAATCTACCTGCTTTCTGGATTATTAAATTTGTAAACTGCAGAACCCTAGGAGAGCTGGTCTGAATTGGGAAGGCCGGGGATgctgaggggaaggaaggaaaaatgtaaaAGTTCTGAGGCTTCACAGAACTAAAATTCAAAGGCCTTTACACTAAACAGGGCTGCTCACACAAAGAGACTGGGTGCAtatttgagcctcagttcctcttgCCTTCCTCCTTGGGCCTTGGGCCAGCCAAGACCTCCCCTACACTACCTCTGTGACCATTTCCAGTTGGCCCTTAAAAGTCCTATCATCCAAATCCCCAGTCCTGACCCAACTTAATAAGCCTCTGGGATGAAGCTTGTCTCCTGGGAAGGGGGCATTGTTCTGCACTCGGGCGGTTCCACAGGGGGTCCGGTAACCTGCCACAGGAATGGAGAATGGGAAAGAATCCAGGGTTTAGGCACAAATGGGTCAAAGTGACCTTCTTCCCCAGTACCTTGTGGGGACAGAAGTGACAAGATGGAGTGAAATCTGGGTGCAACCTTGACAGGCTCATGTAAGTCAGCCCGAATGGGTGCCATCACAGAGTTTGCCCCTACTGCCCACTCCTCCTAGAAGCCCTACAcagcctctccctcttcctcttgggCATAGAGTACCTCCCAGGGCACAGCCCCATAGCCACAAAAGAATCGAGCCAGGTTTCGGGCAAGGCCACGGTCAAAGGGGCTATCGGGACGGTGGCGGAGGTAGGCGATTCGATGTGGGGAGATAAACTCCCAGGTGGTCATATCGCTGGCCACCAGGTAGAGATGAGAGGCCAGAAGCAGCGTCACCACAGTTGAGAAGAGGCCCAGCAGCAAGAAGGTGGCAAAAAGGAGACCATTGTGCTGGAACCAGCTTTGCCAGGGCTCATGGAAATGGAGGCCAGAcctgcagggggtggggggaaaagagCAGCATTGGGAAAGAACTTTGGTCTTTCTGAGAGGAAACAGACCCATGTCTTCATCTGAACCATCCCTAGGGTCTTGGAAGCTGTTGGACACATACTGCCCTGTGGTTCCATATTGTAGGGGCTGTCCCAGACCCTGTCCCTTCTGAagtttctctgtctcccccatGCCGGCCTCTGGGCAAGGAGGGAGGACAAATCTCCAAGCTGGGGAGAATACGTACCAAGCCAGGTGCAAGCCCCACAGGAGCACCACCAGCTGAACTGCCAAGTAGGCCAAGAAGAGGGGGTGGTTGCGCTCACCCACACAGTTTTCAATCCAAGGGCAATGGTGATCAAAACGACGGACACAGCGTTTGCAGGAGCGGCAGTGTTTGGAACGAAGGGGCTGCTGTGGGGTTTGGAAGGGGATGAGGACAGCATGTTAGTACCAGGGCAGGGACGAATGCTCATTTTGAGCCTAGGGACATTAAGGCTGctaaagggaggggaagagctcccagtggggaaggggagagagtatatacttttttttttttgtagtgcgcctcgatctgtattaaaacttcacagttctttctctggatgaaaagAGAGTACATACTTGCAAAAACACCAACAAGGCTGTAACTAACTAGTTGTGAGCATAGCCTGTCATATCTGAGCTGCTGGTCTGATTACAAAGACCAGAAGTAGGTGCAAGGCTGGGAatacttcctggagaaggtgaaaCTCGAGCAGAGTTTGGAAATCTTCCAAGGGAAGAAAAATCATATCCCAGACAGGGCGAGcgggggtagggaggaagaggggagttGAATGGCATCTCAGCTGCTCCCTTGGACTCCATCAAGCTGAGGGAGGTCAAAGAGCCCATTCGGGAAGGAGGTGGTGTTGCCTCCGATGTCCCTTCTGTCTCCTTCACCAACCTGTAGCAAACAGTAGCCACAGCGCCGGAGCCGGAGTGTCTTTGGGGGGATCATGGCCGTCTGCTCCTCCTTGGGGTCCTTCTaagtagaaagacagagaggaacagACATTAGACCCAGGTCTGGAAATGTTCCATACACAAGGGACAAAATGAGGCGGGGTGGCCAGCCCAGCGTTTGGGGAATCTGGGTTCTGGTTTCAGCTCTGGGGAACACCCGTCTTCCCATCTCCACGGGGGAATGATGGGTGGGGACGGGATTAAAGCTCAGACCGTCCCTcggcctctcccctcccccagctccttGGGGCAGCGGGGGTTACCTGGAGCTGGGGCGGTGGGGACTCCAGGTCAGGACCCACGTAGCCAGGGTCCATGAGGGAAACGGCCAGGTAGAGCAGCAGGGAGCAGAGCACCAGCAGGATGAAGAGCAGGGGCTGCAGCAGCTCCCCTCTGGCTTCCTGCTGCTTCAGTTCTGCAGTGAGGGGGACAAAAGGAGAGACCCACAAAGACAGAGATAGGCGCGAGGGACACAAACAGGGAGGAGCGGCCGGCGGAGGCGGGGGGATGTCCAGCGGGGAGGGACGCGGAGTCCCGGAGCAGCGGCAGGAAGAAATGACAGCACGAGAGGGACAGAATCGGGGGCCGGGGGGAACCGGAGGCAGGCAGGGGCCCCCCAGAGGGCGGGCGCCCGGCCGCAGGGGCCGAGTCCGGGCTCCCGCAGACAGGGGCCGGCGCGTGCGGGGCGGTGGCCCGGACCAGATGCGGGTTCccggggatggggtggggagggggacacCCAGGCTGGCTTTCCGGGTGTGGGAATCGGGCGGGGGCGCGGTTCCCACAGGGGCCGGGCAGCGATCGGGCGGGGCCCAGGCTCACCGGTCTCGTGCAGGAAGAGCACCAGCGTGATGCCCCAGGTCAGCACCGTGTGCCCAGTCCGTACCAGGACCCCGGGGCTGAGGAGCGCCCGCGGCCCCATCGCCTCGGCCCCgggccccgccccccaccccgacCCGACCGCAAACCCGGAAGAGGCGGTCGAACGCGCCTCGGCGCCTGGGGATTAGAGGAACCAGGACGAGAGGGCGGGAACTATATGGAGCGCCAGGAGTGAGGATTGGCTGAAGGCTGGGGAGGCGGGACTCCCGGGGCTGACAGGTGCGGAGGAGGCCGGGGGCGGAACCGGGCTGCGCGCTCCGAGGTTCTTTGAAAAATAcccgcccctcccccgccccccgcgCGTGACCACGCCCTCCGGCCTCGCCTCCAGCAGGCCCCTCCCCGGAATTTAAGCGGCCTAGAGAAAGATGGCCCCGAGCCTGGCTTCCTTGGGCCGGGTGATCTTGTGTGGGGCTGGCTTTCTTATCCTCGCAGCAGCTCGTGCCCACAGCCCCCCCCACACGTGGTCTCTTCAGTCGGGCAGGGGctgtttcgtttttgtctttgtactcccaaCCCCCCCGCACTTGGCAATGGATCCTAAATACTGCGTTTGTTGACTGATAGGTGGGACAGGGgcgtccccctcccctcctttccaggCATGGGTGGCCTATTCTCCGCACCCTTTCACACAGCAACCCTTGGTTCCTGTTCATTTACCGATTCCTCACTCCTAGGCGGGGGCGGGGGTGTGGCCTGTGCGTGTCCCCTAGAGTAGGGATGCTTGAGGATACACCTCCAACTCCACCAAGCCTCTGGAATTACTTCAGAGAGAGGACTGAGAGTCCGGTCACCAAGCTCCAACCCCTCACAGGGAACGACACCTGTGACTTCACCCCTAGGGGAAGAAACTACTCCTCCAGATGCCTATCAGCACCTCCTCTGAGTGGCCCGGAGCACTgaaaagggtaaatgacttgtccgggGTGTCAGAGACAGTGAAGTGTCAGACgtgaaacttgaacccaagttgcCCCGGCTTTTTTAATAAGCGGAAATGTGGTTTACTGTCACTGTACTCAGGCCCCACAAACTTGACTCTATCTTCTAGGGGTTACTAGACACAAAGATAGGGGCCATGGTTACCCAGACCCCCAGAATCTTTCTGTGTGAAGTGTTGTACAGCTATTTATCCTTGATAGGAAGGAGGTCTCTCCAACAGTCCAACCCTCAGGTGAGCCCAGCCCTCCCTACCCATGCAACTAACAATGAAGTGAAAGTGGATGAATTAACCCTAGGGGTAAGTgccctctatttcttgttttgttgtctGGCCCTGAGATTCAGGAGTCCCATCCTTCCCCAATAAAGACTCTTGACACCCCTTCCACTTTGcacaaaaatgtatttctgtgaCATCCCAAGTTACAGACGCTTAACACAGGACCTGGGTGCTCATTCAAAGCAATAGGCTGTGCCAAGGTCCTTAGAGCAGGGACAGTccaggtgggggagagggagggagggaggtttgCTCTGTGGGGAAATACCCAGTCCCTGGTGGATGGTCGGGCAAATGGCTCAAACTCAGCCCCACTACCAGGACTGGAAAATTCAGAGTTCACCCAACACAGGCTCACCCTTGTTGGAGCATGAGAAGCTGAGCATGGGAAAACCAAGGAGAAAAGAGATATTTTCATTCGCCTACCTATGCCATCCTGTTTCATACAGAGATAAACACTCAGGAAGAAGGCTAGTAGGAGGactaggaaggaggaagaggagaaaagattttCTGAGTGGTTGGCTTCTAAGCACATCTCATTGacaaccctccccacccccacccccacccccacctgtcCAAACTTAATTCAAaattacaccaaaaaaaaaaaataaaataaaaattgagaggGTTtggaacaaaatatttaaaaatacatacaagtCTCACACTGTCCAAAACAAAGCACAGAGGTTCCAAAGGAAAAGTCAGAGATTACAATGCCCCATGGTACTGCCTGCTCCCAATGGGACGGGTTAGGCTGTACCACTGAAAAGTGTCTGTTGTGCTGGTCTGGAGAAATGTCTGTTGCCACAGTGTTGGCCTGGGGGGAGTTGCCCCAGCTCTTGATGCAGAGTTTCTAATGCATATCTGAGTGGGGAAAAGGTACGCTGGGGTTGAGGGCTCTATATGGGCAAGCTCTCACTTCCAGCTGTCCCCAGGTCTCCTCCAGCTGCTCTGAGTCATTCCTCCAGTCTCTCAGCCGATGCAGGGAAGCAGTGACAAGGTTGTCAGCTGCCAAGGGTTAGTTGGGTGGGGAGGAACAGGGAAGCACCGCCAGCTCAGCTATCCGGGGAAGAATGCCTGAGATAGACAAGCACTTGAGTAGCTCCAGGGATATGGAGGCAGGCATCTTAAGCAGGAGTATCTGCTGGGATGGCAGAAGAATCTGTCCCTACTCTATCTTCTTTGGGAGGAAGAGATCCTTCACTCCCCTTTTATTTGAAAAGGGGGGAGGCCTGGGCCATagcaggagagggagaagaaaggaagtagctTAATGCCACCTTAGCAGCATGGCTTCAGAGTGGGTATATATCTGTGGCTTGCAAAAAtcgatgcaaaaaaaaaaaatcaccatgggGAATAGTGGACAGGGTATAGTTAGTCTCTCCAAAGGGGTAAGGGTGATTCTGAGCTTATAAAGGCTAAAGACCTCTGTCCATTATGAGGCTCCTAATCAACACTGTCTATGCCTTGGCACTGTGAATGACTCTGTACCTTGCCTCTAACAGTCAACAGCCAAGGACCCTGGCCTTTCTAGGACCTCTGCAGGGTTTGTTCTAAGACTCTCTGTGTTCTTTTACTGCTAAGCCTCAAACCCCACCAGCCTAGCTTCCACCAGGCCTGAGAGCCTAGCCTAGGCTCCTAGCTGTCCCAGGGATCTGGTGCAGGGGACTAGGGATGGGCTGATGCTTTGCGCATCAGAAGAGGGACAGTGGAAATGATAAAAGAAGAGAACTGAAAGTCACAATTTTTCAAGCTTTGAGCCAGTGGGTGGTTggtggggaaaagggaatggctaTTAGAGGCTCTCTGTgggcttaaaaaggccaaagaatGTTGCAAGGACTTGGGGAGGGggatgtttcttttgtttttatacagaAATCATACACACAAAAATTCAATTCACACTTCCtaacaaaaaattatatatatatataatatatatatatcttactaATGTTAAGGAAAAGCATTGGTTGTGCAAAAGTTCCCCCAGTGCACCTTCATCTCATTGGGGTCCCACACGCACAGGATGAGGGCCTTCCGACAGCCAGGCTGGTGAGGATTCCTCCCTAGATACAGTAATTTAGAGAGAAGTTGGGACCTGTGCGGGCCAGAATCGGGAGGGCCCATTGCCTCTATCTGGATGTGTCCATGTTCTCCTCCTTAAAGTTACTGCAGTGCTCTATCACCTTCCTGAGGATGACACAAGGAGAATGGGAGGTATGATTTAGATGCAGGGCCTAGAAAAAGGAGGCTTCAAGGTACCATGAGTGAGCATCAGGTGCTAGGATTATAGATCTCTTATTTCCCAGGCGGAACAAGTTGTATGCCTAGATACACTAGTCAGCCGGCAAGATCAGAATGATGGCATTAGGGCATGGACAGCAGTTTTCAATACCCACAGGACTGTTATTACTATATGTTACAGCCAGACAAGCATTTGATTCTTTCCTTTTACTTGGCAACCAAACACTGACTTGCATCACTCAGGGTTTCTTCCAATCCCTCTCACCATGCTCTCCCATTCAGCCTATCCATCTGGTCAGTATCAGGATGATGACTGATGTTCAATGCCCAAATTCCTGGTCTACTGTTCCTCTGGCCAGTGTAGTTTACTGCCTGTCCAATTCTTGCTCATATCTATCATTCTTTTCCATCTAGAACAGTCAGTGCTACTTTAGCCCCAGGGGAGAAAGAGCTAAATAGAGATCTCACTCATCCCTTTATAGGAGCAAAGAATGTCTACTGTGAGACAGGACATGTAGAATGTCTTTTCTGAAACAATTACCAAGGTTCTAATGCCTAAACTAGTGctaagttcaattttttttccttgtctggacttgtgatttcatccacATAGAAAGGTCTGGGTGAGGAACTTCTACTGATGTAGATCAGCAACTTCTCTGAAACTGGGATCttaagagagctgcctggggccactgagggtttaaatgactttcccagaggtcacacagccagaatgtcaGGGGTCggaattaaacccaggtcttgGGCTCTAAGGAAAGCTCAGCTTTCCATCCACTCCAATACTATATTAAAGAGGATACCAGAAAGGGCAAGTTCCTTATCTGGCACGGGCATAAGTAACTTTTAGAGTCTCCCTATATGTACTGGCCATTTAAAAAACTTTAGCTATTGTTGGTTAACGTCTGAGGTATTGGTCTGAGTACTCCTTTTATGAAATTAACTCTGAAATGTCATTTAGTTTCATATTTATAAATTCACTCCAACTTTGCTCTGTCTTAATccttataatttgtttttagaGATCACACTGTACCTATTCTTTGCTCAGTAAGTCTTACAATAGCCTTTGACCGAGAACAATAAAAAATTCTAATCTAGTGCCAACACCCAGAGATGACAAAATAGAATGGAGACCCCAGGGGAAATGAGATAACTTGGttcaaaaaatgaaagcaatccCCTATCTCCACACAGAGTTTGGCAGCAAAGCCATAACATTGTGGTTTTTCGCTACGTGTCCATCCAATGTGACGAGGCTGTCCACGACCCAGCTCATCATTCCAGTATCCAGCTTAGCTGCCCTTGTTCTAATCCTATCTGTTCAATATCCTCTGATGCCTGGGTCTCAAGGACATGAATTTTATCCACCCAAGGTTGTGAACTGCTGTGTTGTTCTATCCCCAAAGAACCCCAGTATATCCAATTCTATAAAATCACAGTTGCATGCAGT
This region of Trichosurus vulpecula isolate mTriVul1 chromosome 3, mTriVul1.pri, whole genome shotgun sequence genomic DNA includes:
- the ZDHHC12 gene encoding palmitoyltransferase ZDHHC12 isoform X1, which encodes MGPRALLSPGVLVRTGHTVLTWGITLVLFLHETELKQQEARGELLQPLLFILLVLCSLLLYLAVSLMDPGYVGPDLESPPPQLQKDPKEEQTAMIPPKTLRLRRCGYCLLQQPLRSKHCRSCKRCVRRFDHHCPWIENCVGERNHPLFLAYLAVQLVVLLWGLHLAWSGLHFHEPWQSWFQHNGLLFATFLLLGLFSTVVTLLLASHLYLVASDMTTWEFISPHRIAYLRHRPDSPFDRGLARNLARFFCGYGAVPWEVLYAQEEEGEAV
- the ZDHHC12 gene encoding palmitoyltransferase ZDHHC12 isoform X2, whose protein sequence is MGPRALLSPGVLVRTGHTVLTWGITLVLFLHETELKQQEARGELLQPLLFILLVLCSLLLYLAVSLMDPGYVGPDLESPPPQLQDPKEEQTAMIPPKTLRLRRCGYCLLQQPLRSKHCRSCKRCVRRFDHHCPWIENCVGERNHPLFLAYLAVQLVVLLWGLHLAWSGLHFHEPWQSWFQHNGLLFATFLLLGLFSTVVTLLLASHLYLVASDMTTWEFISPHRIAYLRHRPDSPFDRGLARNLARFFCGYGAVPWEVLYAQEEEGEAV